A single window of Paenibacillus sp. FSL H8-0537 DNA harbors:
- a CDS encoding SDR family NAD(P)-dependent oxidoreductase: protein MKTKSPDLTQLRLRSQDELPTAAIKEANHHDIAIIGIYTRFPNARNTEAFWQNIKNGVSCVTKFPEKRREDADRYVRYSGQAELPYSNGAYLEDIDAFDYSFFNIPPKEALLMNPRQRVFLEAAWNAFEDAGYGPQQLSGSNIGVYAGHIGDVESYVYREMIEAVDPTLVSAAMPGNLSSIIPSRISYLLNFKGPSMTVDTACSSSLIAVDLACQALRRGDCEMALAGAVRINLLPQNKNHAKLGIESTDDETRAFDDEADGSGMGEGAAIVLLKPLSKAKRDGDSIYCVIKGSAVNQDGASMGITAPNPSAQTAVLSKAWKEAGIDPATLAYIETHGTGTKLGDPIEIEGISKAFEKYTDKKQFCAIGSVKTNIGHLYDCAGIAGLIKAALALKHQLLPPSIHFKTPNKQIPFIDSPVYINTSQKPWAQGEAPRRCGVSSFGLSGTNCHMVLEEYTAQAATTELAAAAPEQSYMIPLSAKSEEALHTLLLHMGEYFEGEQRASLKDISYTLAAGRDHHPLRLAFIATDIADLKQKLHQLIACRQHLTSLDVPWLSYGTSKLAGDHAHFAQLAEQLVKQLKTAAVLERPELLQQIAELYTAGAAIGWSAMYRGSRAKRAHIPVYPFERKRSWLQIPESAPAERANALFYTMKWMEEAADHRTRTMRGETVLIMGEWHQLSQQLEEEGVHCIHVKRGSHYQVLSPESYIISEKEEDYDKLTEAIKHVNFTKILHLLCYNGPNEMMSVEQLSERQSLGVYSLFHLTKALLRAGVGHKHEIIIAADYVNRITGEEACLKPENSPLFGLGKVIGIEYPHITCRAIDVDASTAARDVISEMGLNKTTYQIAYRNGKRFAEIMEETDVEQMQGKPVSMKEEGVYVITGGAGNLGLLTAKHLASKGKINLALLNRTPLPKQEDWPSYLEQDGGSRLHDTIKKLQEIAATGAQVECIPLNVTSLDEMSATMERLRQKYGKINGVIHAAGVAGRGFLIRKDTAVFEEVLNPKVTGTWILDKVTEQDELDFFVLFSSGVALVGEMGQGDYTAANCYLDAFADYRRKLGKPALSINWVVWDGARMGEGTSETIDSIFKTLPRALALHGFDQAVSKDLARVLIGEVNTSNPSGLELFSKDVFHLPEKLRAIMFSDSSREQAVLGKALPMQEAKVKLLGSKNGSYSEVEQTLAGLYREVLGYEELSIHDTFFELGGDSVQLHRLHKLVDQRYTGQTSIADLFAYASIAKLASFLTKEDGKAVKQNTAARHVPASHDDDIAIIGMSALFPGADSVDQYWTNISNAVDCTGPIPQERRIYAEDYLAATGQSPDEHPGYMDCAFVEGIDEFDYRFFRISPKEANLTDPCQRVFMQKAWHAIEDAGYGGDKLRGSRTGIYVGFANIIRDSYQKMLTDVDPVMMSEAIVGNVSAMLPSRISHLLDLKGPTMVVDTACSSSLVAVHLASNAIRGGDCDMAIVGGVKLFLIPLDHEHNKIGIESTDGKTRTFDAYADGSGSGEGTAAIILKPLSKAKADGDHIHAVIKGSAINQDGASMGITAPNPAAQTDVITRAWEKAGIHPESIAFFEAHGTGTALGDPIEISGLKQAIESYTDKKQFCAIGSVKSNIGHLNEGAGMASIIKSVMALKHRVIPPTLYFQTPNPKIDLHDSPLFINAQSRKWENEEQPMRCAVSSFGLSGTNCHMIIEEYTPEVAESEEEEKRQSPPQILTLSAASRESLRRLTRHYADRFMNGAAGTLADICYTANTGRGHYSHRLALIVSDGADLTGKLKHLAEQETFSSLSAEGVYYGEYRAVSDERSIRSPGDITEARKSELGREGEQAVLALENAPVASRTEALEQLCQLYVQGADIPWEQLYAEQPHAKVQLPVYPFERTKCWADFPKYAKQALLHAASADTAVVTDKLPSAFTMSWKQQERLVVSAAKPAGGITVIVKDSEGFADRLASALRNQGRQVLIAQTPDWSITEEMTAVEGRMLDCYSQLLQEAAEQGIAQIIHCGSLTRSSISSIEELKVSQHRGAMSLFLIMKAWAACGFEQAAEMIVLTENACRITGAEQQLRPENAPLLGLAKALSKEHSNISCRSIDMDEELKLEDVLSELSINSDARLVAFRNGTRYVEIFEPCSSLNTPSGEELTVQAGGVYLITGGTGGIGLETAKWLSTKGRIKLVLVNRSELPDRRTWDGILLQNEDHKLCEKIAGIREIEASGSEVIVYRSDVSHYDETAAMLEDIRLTHGEIKGIVHGAGIARTESIMDKSLDTFEQVISAKIYGTWLLDQLTQQDRLDFFIMYSSIATMFETGYQSDYLAANAYLDAYSTAPSSDGRRRLTINWTTWQGKGMASDQNFQADTIFKTIQAARAMELLDLVWCTPQSRVLIGELHLESRMALWLHNYAVQLSDDIMTSLEALNERLAQAPDRSSKSAGYAAVTLIGSEHDAFSDTERQVAEACKGVLGFTEIDIHESFFEMGADSLMIRQIYQKLSQLYTEEVVITDMFEYPTVHKLAKHIERRQAGMDTAAAPINNRTVLQDDELNRMFDELDNGALDLEQVLSKLGSKER from the coding sequence TTGAAGACGAAATCGCCGGATTTGACGCAATTGCGTCTAAGAAGCCAGGACGAGCTGCCAACGGCAGCCATAAAGGAAGCCAATCACCACGATATTGCCATCATCGGTATTTATACGCGTTTTCCAAATGCCCGCAACACAGAGGCGTTCTGGCAAAATATTAAAAATGGGGTAAGCTGCGTCACGAAATTTCCGGAAAAGCGTCGGGAGGATGCTGATCGGTATGTCAGATATTCGGGACAAGCGGAACTTCCCTACTCCAACGGCGCTTATCTAGAGGATATTGACGCATTTGACTATTCTTTCTTCAACATTCCGCCGAAGGAAGCGCTGCTGATGAATCCTCGTCAGCGTGTATTTCTAGAGGCAGCATGGAATGCGTTTGAAGATGCAGGTTATGGGCCGCAGCAGCTTTCTGGCAGCAACATCGGGGTTTATGCCGGCCATATCGGAGACGTTGAAAGCTATGTATACCGGGAGATGATTGAAGCCGTTGATCCCACCTTGGTATCGGCAGCGATGCCGGGAAATTTATCTTCTATTATTCCAAGCCGGATTTCCTATTTGCTTAACTTTAAGGGGCCAAGCATGACCGTGGACACCGCATGCTCTTCCTCGCTGATAGCTGTCGATCTGGCCTGCCAGGCGCTTCGCCGGGGAGACTGTGAAATGGCGCTGGCTGGCGCTGTCCGCATTAACCTGCTTCCGCAAAACAAAAATCACGCGAAGCTGGGCATCGAGTCTACGGATGATGAGACCCGCGCCTTTGACGATGAAGCCGACGGATCGGGAATGGGGGAAGGCGCAGCGATTGTTCTGCTCAAGCCCCTCAGCAAAGCTAAGCGGGATGGCGATTCGATCTATTGCGTCATCAAGGGCAGCGCGGTGAATCAGGATGGCGCTTCCATGGGGATTACGGCTCCGAATCCTTCCGCCCAAACGGCCGTTCTAAGTAAGGCTTGGAAGGAGGCGGGCATTGACCCAGCAACGCTTGCCTATATCGAAACACATGGCACGGGGACAAAGCTGGGCGACCCGATTGAAATTGAAGGAATCAGCAAGGCGTTCGAAAAATATACGGACAAGAAGCAGTTTTGTGCCATCGGATCAGTGAAGACGAATATTGGACATCTCTATGATTGTGCAGGAATAGCCGGGCTAATTAAAGCGGCACTGGCGCTCAAGCATCAGCTGCTTCCGCCAAGCATTCACTTTAAGACGCCGAATAAACAAATTCCGTTCATCGATTCGCCGGTATACATAAACACGTCCCAGAAGCCATGGGCGCAGGGAGAGGCTCCAAGGCGCTGCGGTGTCAGCTCATTCGGCTTGTCGGGTACCAACTGTCATATGGTGCTGGAGGAATATACCGCTCAGGCCGCGACCACTGAACTGGCGGCAGCCGCCCCGGAGCAATCGTATATGATTCCGCTATCGGCGAAAAGCGAGGAAGCGCTGCATACGCTGCTTCTCCATATGGGCGAATATTTTGAAGGGGAACAACGGGCCAGCCTTAAGGATATTAGCTATACGCTGGCGGCAGGGCGCGATCATCATCCGCTTCGTCTCGCTTTTATTGCCACAGATATCGCCGATCTTAAGCAGAAGCTGCATCAGCTAATCGCATGTCGGCAGCATCTAACGAGCTTGGATGTTCCCTGGCTTTCTTATGGTACATCGAAGCTGGCAGGCGATCATGCTCATTTCGCACAGCTGGCCGAGCAGCTTGTCAAACAGTTGAAAACCGCTGCCGTGCTTGAGCGCCCAGAACTGCTCCAGCAAATCGCAGAGCTGTATACAGCTGGAGCGGCTATTGGATGGTCCGCTATGTACAGAGGAAGCAGAGCCAAAAGGGCGCATATCCCCGTTTATCCGTTTGAGCGGAAGCGCAGCTGGCTGCAAATCCCAGAGTCTGCACCTGCTGAGCGTGCAAACGCACTCTTTTACACGATGAAGTGGATGGAGGAGGCGGCAGATCATCGCACCCGCACCATGCGGGGGGAAACGGTCCTTATTATGGGCGAATGGCATCAGCTCTCGCAGCAGCTAGAGGAGGAAGGCGTTCATTGCATACATGTTAAGCGGGGCTCGCACTACCAGGTGCTTAGCCCGGAGTCCTACATCATCAGCGAGAAAGAGGAAGATTACGACAAACTGACGGAAGCCATTAAACATGTGAATTTCACAAAAATACTGCATTTGCTTTGCTACAACGGACCGAATGAGATGATGTCGGTGGAGCAGCTAAGTGAAAGACAAAGCTTAGGCGTATACAGCTTGTTCCATTTGACTAAAGCGCTCCTGAGAGCAGGCGTTGGGCATAAGCATGAAATCATTATCGCAGCCGACTATGTGAACCGGATTACTGGAGAGGAAGCGTGCCTGAAGCCAGAAAACTCGCCATTGTTCGGCTTAGGTAAAGTCATTGGCATTGAATACCCGCATATTACTTGCAGAGCGATAGATGTAGATGCTTCGACTGCTGCACGCGATGTCATTTCGGAGATGGGTCTTAACAAAACGACCTATCAGATCGCCTATCGGAACGGCAAGCGTTTTGCAGAAATAATGGAAGAGACGGATGTTGAGCAAATGCAAGGCAAGCCCGTTTCTATGAAAGAGGAAGGCGTGTATGTCATCACAGGCGGCGCTGGAAACCTCGGGCTGCTTACGGCGAAACATTTGGCGTCAAAAGGGAAAATAAATCTGGCGCTGTTAAACCGTACCCCGCTGCCGAAGCAGGAGGACTGGCCCTCGTATTTGGAGCAGGATGGCGGATCACGGCTGCATGACACCATCAAGAAGCTGCAAGAAATTGCTGCTACTGGAGCACAGGTAGAGTGCATCCCGCTTAACGTCACCTCCTTGGATGAAATGAGCGCCACAATGGAGAGGCTGCGGCAAAAATATGGAAAAATAAATGGCGTCATCCATGCGGCTGGCGTAGCGGGCAGAGGCTTTCTCATTCGCAAGGACACTGCCGTATTCGAAGAGGTGCTAAATCCGAAGGTTACGGGTACCTGGATTTTAGATAAAGTTACCGAGCAGGATGAGCTCGACTTCTTCGTTTTATTTTCGTCAGGCGTTGCCCTTGTTGGAGAGATGGGGCAAGGCGATTATACAGCTGCCAACTGCTATCTGGATGCTTTTGCTGATTATCGGAGGAAGCTCGGCAAGCCGGCCCTTTCCATCAACTGGGTCGTATGGGATGGGGCGCGAATGGGAGAAGGAACGAGCGAAACGATCGACAGCATTTTCAAAACGCTGCCCCGAGCATTAGCGCTCCATGGATTCGATCAAGCCGTCAGCAAAGATCTGGCCCGTGTATTAATCGGTGAAGTGAATACGTCTAATCCGAGCGGTTTGGAGCTGTTCAGCAAAGATGTATTCCACTTGCCGGAAAAGCTGCGAGCTATCATGTTTAGTGACAGCAGCAGGGAGCAGGCAGTTCTAGGCAAGGCGCTGCCTATGCAGGAAGCGAAGGTGAAGCTTCTAGGCAGCAAGAACGGCTCTTACTCCGAAGTGGAGCAGACGCTTGCGGGTCTGTACCGCGAGGTGCTCGGTTACGAGGAGCTGAGCATCCACGATACGTTCTTCGAGCTAGGCGGAGATTCGGTGCAGCTGCATCGCCTGCATAAGCTGGTAGATCAGCGGTACACGGGACAAACCTCAATAGCCGATTTATTCGCTTACGCTTCAATAGCCAAGCTGGCGTCATTTTTGACTAAGGAAGACGGCAAAGCGGTCAAGCAAAATACCGCTGCTAGGCATGTCCCTGCCTCGCATGATGATGACATAGCTATTATCGGAATGTCTGCGCTGTTTCCAGGAGCAGATTCCGTTGACCAATACTGGACTAACATCAGCAATGCCGTAGATTGCACGGGACCTATCCCGCAAGAGCGGCGCATTTACGCAGAGGACTATCTGGCAGCTACAGGACAGTCTCCTGACGAACATCCCGGCTATATGGACTGCGCTTTTGTAGAAGGTATTGATGAGTTTGATTACCGGTTTTTCCGAATATCGCCGAAGGAAGCTAATTTGACCGACCCTTGCCAGAGGGTGTTTATGCAGAAGGCGTGGCATGCTATTGAGGATGCGGGGTATGGCGGTGATAAGCTGCGCGGCAGCCGAACAGGCATTTATGTCGGGTTTGCCAACATTATTCGCGATTCGTATCAGAAGATGCTGACCGATGTTGATCCTGTCATGATGTCGGAAGCGATTGTCGGCAACGTATCAGCGATGCTTCCAAGCCGCATTTCCCATTTGCTCGATTTGAAGGGGCCGACTATGGTCGTGGATACTGCCTGCTCCTCCTCATTAGTTGCTGTGCATTTGGCGAGCAATGCGATCCGGGGCGGTGATTGCGACATGGCGATTGTCGGCGGTGTAAAGCTGTTTCTCATTCCGCTTGACCATGAGCATAACAAAATCGGCATTGAATCTACGGATGGGAAAACGCGCACATTCGACGCCTATGCGGATGGTTCAGGCAGCGGCGAAGGAACAGCGGCCATCATACTCAAGCCGCTTAGCAAAGCCAAGGCAGATGGCGATCATATCCATGCCGTTATTAAAGGGAGCGCCATCAATCAGGATGGCGCATCAATGGGCATTACCGCGCCAAATCCGGCCGCACAGACTGACGTTATAACGCGGGCGTGGGAGAAGGCGGGCATTCATCCGGAGTCGATCGCCTTTTTTGAAGCACATGGCACAGGTACTGCTCTTGGCGATCCGATTGAAATCAGCGGCTTGAAGCAGGCAATCGAGTCTTATACGGACAAGAAGCAGTTTTGTGCAATCGGTTCTGTAAAGTCGAACATCGGCCATCTAAACGAAGGGGCCGGAATGGCCTCCATTATTAAATCGGTCATGGCGCTCAAGCATCGGGTAATACCGCCGACGCTCTACTTCCAAACGCCAAATCCAAAAATCGACCTGCATGATTCTCCGCTGTTCATCAACGCCCAATCAAGAAAATGGGAAAATGAAGAGCAGCCCATGAGATGCGCGGTCAGCTCTTTTGGCCTAAGCGGCACGAACTGTCACATGATTATTGAGGAGTACACACCGGAGGTTGCTGAATCTGAAGAGGAAGAGAAGCGGCAATCACCGCCTCAAATATTGACTTTATCAGCGGCCAGCAGAGAATCGCTTAGAAGGTTGACCCGACATTATGCCGACCGCTTTATGAATGGCGCTGCCGGGACACTTGCTGACATATGTTATACGGCGAATACAGGGAGAGGACATTACTCTCACCGCCTTGCCCTTATTGTCTCTGATGGGGCTGACCTGACCGGCAAGCTGAAGCATTTGGCCGAGCAGGAGACATTCAGCTCGCTTTCAGCGGAAGGTGTTTATTACGGCGAATACCGGGCGGTAAGCGACGAGCGCAGTATTCGCAGCCCAGGCGACATTACAGAGGCGAGAAAAAGCGAGCTCGGACGAGAAGGCGAGCAAGCCGTCTTGGCGTTGGAAAATGCACCGGTGGCATCTCGTACCGAAGCACTGGAGCAGCTTTGCCAGCTTTATGTGCAGGGTGCAGATATCCCGTGGGAGCAGCTCTATGCTGAACAGCCGCACGCCAAAGTTCAACTGCCGGTTTATCCGTTCGAGCGGACGAAATGCTGGGCGGACTTCCCTAAATATGCGAAGCAAGCCTTGCTCCATGCTGCTTCTGCTGACACTGCTGTCGTAACGGATAAGCTGCCATCTGCCTTTACGATGAGCTGGAAACAGCAGGAACGATTAGTGGTTTCAGCGGCCAAGCCCGCTGGTGGTATCACAGTCATCGTCAAGGACAGCGAAGGCTTTGCTGACCGTTTGGCCAGCGCATTAAGAAATCAGGGCAGGCAGGTGCTCATAGCGCAGACCCCTGATTGGTCCATTACCGAGGAGATGACTGCGGTAGAAGGGAGAATGCTAGATTGCTATAGCCAGCTTTTGCAGGAGGCAGCGGAGCAAGGAATTGCTCAAATCATCCATTGCGGCAGCCTGACGAGAAGCAGTATATCCAGCATAGAAGAGCTGAAAGTAAGCCAGCATAGAGGCGCAATGAGCTTGTTCCTGATTATGAAGGCGTGGGCAGCATGCGGTTTTGAGCAAGCTGCGGAAATGATCGTGCTGACTGAAAATGCCTGCCGCATTACAGGGGCAGAACAGCAGCTTCGGCCCGAAAATGCTCCACTGCTTGGGCTAGCCAAAGCACTCTCCAAAGAGCATTCGAATATAAGCTGCCGCAGCATCGACATGGACGAAGAGCTGAAGCTGGAGGATGTTTTATCTGAATTATCGATAAATTCAGACGCCAGACTCGTTGCTTTTCGAAACGGTACTCGTTATGTCGAGATATTTGAGCCATGCAGCAGTCTAAATACGCCTAGCGGCGAGGAACTGACTGTTCAAGCAGGAGGCGTCTATCTCATAACGGGCGGCACAGGCGGAATAGGACTTGAGACGGCAAAATGGCTAAGCACCAAAGGCCGCATAAAGCTGGTCCTAGTCAATCGTTCCGAACTGCCTGATCGGCGGACGTGGGATGGCATTTTGCTGCAAAACGAGGATCACAAGCTGTGCGAGAAAATAGCAGGCATTCGAGAGATCGAAGCTAGTGGCTCAGAAGTGATTGTATATCGCTCTGATGTATCCCATTACGATGAAACCGCAGCGATGCTGGAAGATATCCGGCTAACGCACGGGGAAATCAAAGGAATCGTACATGGCGCAGGTATAGCACGTACCGAGTCCATAATGGATAAGAGCTTGGATACGTTTGAGCAAGTCATCAGTGCCAAAATCTACGGCACATGGCTGCTGGATCAGCTGACTCAGCAGGATCGTCTCGATTTCTTCATTATGTATTCCTCTATTGCGACGATGTTCGAGACGGGCTATCAAAGCGACTATCTGGCGGCAAACGCCTATCTTGATGCCTATAGTACAGCGCCATCAAGCGATGGAAGACGAAGGTTGACGATTAATTGGACGACATGGCAAGGCAAGGGCATGGCTTCTGATCAAAATTTTCAGGCGGATACGATTTTTAAAACGATACAGGCTGCCCGTGCGATGGAGCTGCTGGACCTTGTTTGGTGCACGCCGCAAAGCAGAGTGCTGATCGGGGAACTGCATTTGGAGAGCAGAATGGCGTTGTGGCTGCATAACTATGCGGTTCAATTGTCAGATGACATTATGACAAGCCTTGAGGCGTTGAACGAACGTCTGGCGCAAGCGCCGGATAGATCATCTAAGTCTGCCGGATATGCAGCTGTTACGCTGATCGGAAGCGAGCATGATGCGTTCAGCGATACCGAGCGGCAGGTTGCCGAGGCTTGCAAAGGCGTGCTCGGATTTACCGAAATCGACATCCATGAAAGCTTTTTCGAAATGGGTGCTGACTCGCTAATGATTCGGCAGATTTATCAGAAGCTTTCGCAGCTGTACACCGAAGAAGTTGTCATTACCGATATGTTCGAGTACCCGACGGTTCATAAGCTGGCTAAGCATATCGAACGGCGGCAAGCAGGGATGGACACGGCAGCTGCCCCGATAAACAATCGGACGGTACTGCAGGATGACGAATTAAACCGGATGTTTGACGAGCTTGATAATGGGGCGCTCGATCTTGAACAGGTGCTCTCCAAGCTTGGCTCCAAAGAGAGGTGA